Proteins encoded by one window of Maliibacterium massiliense:
- a CDS encoding PHP domain-containing protein: protein MNLACDLHIHSALSPCADDDMSPANIVAMAALKGLDVIALTDHNSGRNVRAAMQAAALVEGPPLVVPGVEVQSREEVHILCYFPGVDACEAFEAQLAPTLLPLPNNKQIMGNQLVMDARGNVTDEVPYTLLQSSAWDIEDVCAICARLGGAALPAHVNRGSCSLLVMLGFFPERPRFAACEVVPGAPLQAPLPAGIRVLHASDAHNLGALSEREFFLDLPQKSTPALLQWLRGEI, encoded by the coding sequence ATGAACCTGGCGTGCGACCTGCACATCCACTCGGCGCTCTCCCCCTGCGCGGACGACGACATGTCGCCCGCCAACATCGTGGCCATGGCGGCGCTCAAGGGGCTGGATGTCATTGCGCTGACGGATCACAACAGCGGGCGCAACGTGCGCGCCGCCATGCAGGCCGCCGCGCTTGTGGAGGGGCCCCCCCTGGTAGTGCCGGGCGTGGAGGTGCAGAGCCGCGAGGAGGTGCACATCCTGTGCTACTTTCCAGGTGTGGACGCCTGCGAGGCGTTTGAGGCGCAGCTTGCGCCCACGCTGCTGCCCCTGCCCAACAACAAGCAGATAATGGGCAACCAGCTGGTGATGGACGCCCGAGGCAATGTGACCGATGAGGTGCCCTATACGCTTTTGCAGTCCAGCGCCTGGGATATCGAGGACGTCTGCGCCATCTGCGCGCGCCTGGGGGGCGCGGCGCTGCCCGCGCACGTCAACCGGGGGTCGTGCAGCCTGCTGGTCATGCTGGGCTTCTTCCCCGAGCGGCCCCGCTTTGCCGCCTGCGAGGTGGTGCCGGGCGCGCCGCTGCAGGCGCCCCTTCCGGCGGGCATCCGCGTGCTGCACGCCTCCGACGCGCACAACCTGGGCGCGCTCTCGGAGCGGGAATTTTTTCTTGATTTGCCGCAAAAATCCACGCCTGCGCTGCTGCAGTGGCTGCGGGGGGAGATTTGA